From the genome of Gracilibacillus salitolerans, one region includes:
- the mtnA gene encoding S-methyl-5-thioribose-1-phosphate isomerase: MSEHVTVIESVKLDDANDAIILLDQTQLPNKKEFLHLKTVDDVWDAIYQLKVRGAPAIGIAAAYGIYIVTKNSKATSFDAFYQEFKTAKEKLASSRPTAVNLFWALDRMEARLQNEQTGTITEIKNALREEADLIKKEDQKVCEAIGYHALEVLEPGWGILTHCNAGTIATAKYGTALAPIYLGQERGYDFKVYADETRPLLQGARLTAWELNEAGVDVTLICDNMASIVMSQDKVQAVLVGCDRVAANGDAANKIGTSGVAILAKHYGIPFYVCAPMSTIDLNTETGSDIEIELRSEEEIKTKWYSEPMAPADIKTYNPAFDVTDHSLITGIITEKGIVSPSYKENLTKIFE, translated from the coding sequence ATGTCGGAACACGTTACTGTTATTGAATCGGTCAAGCTTGATGATGCAAATGATGCAATCATTTTGTTAGATCAGACACAGTTACCAAATAAAAAAGAGTTTTTACATTTGAAAACCGTAGACGATGTTTGGGACGCTATCTATCAATTAAAAGTAAGAGGTGCTCCAGCTATTGGAATTGCTGCTGCATATGGAATTTATATAGTAACCAAAAACAGTAAGGCCACAAGTTTTGATGCATTTTATCAAGAATTTAAGACAGCAAAGGAAAAATTAGCGTCGTCACGTCCGACAGCAGTTAATCTATTTTGGGCTTTAGATCGGATGGAAGCAAGGCTTCAAAATGAACAAACTGGAACGATTACAGAAATCAAAAACGCTTTGAGAGAAGAAGCTGATTTAATCAAAAAAGAAGATCAAAAGGTTTGTGAAGCAATTGGATATCATGCTCTTGAGGTACTAGAGCCAGGATGGGGCATTCTCACGCACTGTAATGCTGGGACTATTGCTACGGCAAAATATGGTACAGCTTTAGCACCGATTTATTTAGGGCAAGAACGAGGATATGATTTTAAAGTATATGCTGATGAAACCAGACCATTATTACAAGGAGCTCGTTTAACAGCTTGGGAATTAAATGAAGCAGGCGTTGATGTCACCCTAATATGTGATAACATGGCATCCATTGTCATGAGCCAGGATAAAGTCCAAGCAGTACTGGTAGGGTGTGATCGGGTGGCAGCAAACGGTGATGCGGCTAATAAAATCGGCACATCAGGGGTTGCTATTTTAGCGAAGCATTATGGTATTCCTTTTTATGTTTGTGCTCCTATGTCCACAATAGACTTAAATACTGAAACTGGCTCAGATATTGAAATTGAGTTACGGTCTGAAGAAGAAATCAAAACGAAATGGTACAGTGAACCAATGGCGCCAGCAGATATAAAAACATATAATCCGGCATTTGATGTGACGGATCATTCCTTGATTACAGGGATCATTACCGAGAAGGGAATTGTATCTCCTTCATATAAAGAAAATTTAACGAAAATATTTGAATAA
- a CDS encoding EutN/CcmL family microcompartment protein gives MVIGKVINRVVSTRKYETLQGYKLLVIEPFNGVDKEWFIAADTIGAGEGELVLVSFGSAVQHALHQHAPIDAVVVGIVDQAPDGL, from the coding sequence ATGGTAATAGGTAAAGTAATTAATCGTGTGGTATCAACACGAAAATATGAGACGTTACAAGGCTACAAGTTATTAGTGATTGAGCCATTTAATGGCGTAGATAAGGAATGGTTTATAGCAGCAGATACAATTGGTGCAGGTGAAGGAGAACTTGTGTTAGTAAGTTTTGGTAGTGCTGTTCAACATGCATTGCATCAACATGCACCAATTGATGCAGTTGTGGTAGGTATTGTTGATCAAGCACCAGATGGTCTATAA
- a CDS encoding BMC domain-containing protein: MSDSLGVIETRGLTASIEAADAMLKAANVEVVGSEKIGSGLVSVIIKGDVGAVKAATEVGAEAAGRVGEVVAVHVIPRPHSDVNKLLKLS; this comes from the coding sequence ATGAGTGATTCATTAGGAGTAATTGAAACAAGAGGGTTAACAGCATCAATTGAGGCAGCAGATGCTATGTTAAAGGCAGCAAATGTAGAAGTGGTAGGCAGTGAAAAAATCGGTTCTGGACTAGTGTCCGTGATTATTAAAGGTGATGTCGGAGCTGTTAAAGCAGCAACCGAAGTAGGAGCAGAGGCAGCGGGACGTGTCGGAGAAGTTGTAGCTGTACATGTTATTCCACGTCCACATAGCGATGTTAATAAATTATTAAAGCTTTCTTAA
- a CDS encoding class II aldolase/adducin family protein, with the protein MYQKKYYSDFEAKKWIVEIGNRIYQKNFVAANDGNISVRVSPDTIWTTPTGVSKGFMTPDMMVKMRLDGTIIAGNRKPSSEVKMHLRVYRESEETNAVVHAHPPMATSYAIAGINLEKPVSPEAVVLLGRVPVAPYATPSTEEVPDSITPLIKDHHAVLLANHGALTWGRDLFEAYYRMESLEHYALMLTYSTNILNKANELNCNQISDLIEMRNKMGIKTGGVPPCKVPDQNPAQNQTSNQTKEQVIQNIVEKVTRRVIEQLQKGGSL; encoded by the coding sequence TTGTATCAAAAGAAATATTATAGCGATTTTGAAGCCAAAAAGTGGATCGTAGAAATCGGAAATCGAATTTATCAAAAGAATTTTGTTGCTGCCAATGATGGTAATATTTCTGTACGGGTTAGTCCTGACACGATTTGGACAACACCGACAGGGGTAAGCAAAGGTTTTATGACACCTGACATGATGGTGAAAATGCGTCTAGATGGTACGATTATAGCAGGTAACCGGAAGCCATCTTCTGAGGTGAAAATGCATTTAAGAGTCTATCGGGAAAGTGAAGAGACTAACGCAGTCGTCCATGCTCATCCACCGATGGCAACCTCTTATGCGATCGCTGGCATTAATTTAGAGAAACCAGTATCACCGGAAGCTGTTGTCCTGCTAGGAAGAGTACCAGTTGCACCATATGCAACCCCAAGTACAGAGGAAGTACCTGATTCCATTACACCATTGATAAAAGATCATCATGCCGTACTCTTGGCGAACCATGGTGCTTTAACGTGGGGAAGAGATTTGTTTGAAGCGTATTATCGAATGGAATCACTAGAGCATTATGCATTGATGTTGACCTATTCTACAAACATTTTAAACAAAGCGAACGAATTAAATTGTAATCAAATTTCAGATTTAATTGAAATGCGAAACAAAATGGGAATTAAAACCGGTGGTGTTCCACCTTGTAAGGTACCCGATCAAAATCCAGCTCAAAATCAAACCAGCAATCAAACAAAGGAACAAGTCATCCAAAATATTGTAGAAAAAGTTACAAGACGAGTGATTGAACAACTTCAGAAAGGAGGTTCATTGTAG
- a CDS encoding CoA-disulfide reductase, whose protein sequence is MKLIVIGGVAAGMSAASKLKRVDQNAEVTVYEKGEYVSYGACGLPYYVSGENDDHTKMIARTKQQFEQKGINVNIFHVVVKVSPDRKQVMVKNVKTGQMFLDHYDKLLIATGTSAIVPPFAGLELANIHVLKTMEDGLSLKETAHQPHVRNVVIVGGGYIGIELAEAMHGLGKNVRIIEQADRILLPFDQEITDIATEHLQENNVALHVNERVEAFRGSQTVQQVLTSKGTYEADLVILSIGVRPATKFLDGTGIQLAENGAVVIDREMRTNLKDIYAAGDCAQVYHYVKQENTYLPLGTNANKCGRIAGENIAGAHRKYIGTLGSAAVKIIDMELARTGLSEQEAKDLALDYTTEFVQAANHPGYYPGQTPLWIKIICEQRTHRILGAQAIGQEDAVLRIDMFAIAIQNNMPADELGMTDLCYAPPFAGVWDAVHIASNAVK, encoded by the coding sequence ATGAAACTAATCGTTATCGGTGGTGTTGCAGCTGGCATGTCAGCTGCTTCCAAACTGAAAAGAGTTGATCAAAATGCAGAAGTAACTGTTTATGAAAAGGGAGAATATGTTTCTTATGGAGCGTGTGGTCTTCCTTATTACGTATCTGGTGAAAATGATGACCATACTAAAATGATCGCTCGAACGAAGCAGCAATTTGAGCAAAAGGGTATTAATGTAAACATCTTTCATGTAGTTGTAAAGGTTTCTCCAGATAGAAAGCAAGTAATGGTTAAAAACGTTAAAACTGGCCAAATGTTTTTAGACCATTATGATAAATTACTGATTGCCACCGGGACGTCGGCAATTGTTCCACCGTTTGCTGGCTTGGAATTAGCAAACATTCATGTATTAAAAACAATGGAAGATGGCCTGTCTTTAAAAGAAACAGCACATCAGCCACATGTTCGAAATGTCGTCATTGTTGGTGGAGGCTATATCGGAATCGAGTTAGCTGAAGCTATGCATGGTCTAGGGAAAAATGTTCGCATTATTGAGCAAGCAGATAGAATATTATTGCCTTTCGATCAGGAAATAACAGATATAGCAACAGAGCATTTACAAGAAAATAATGTTGCTTTACATGTTAATGAAAGAGTGGAAGCATTCAGAGGCAGTCAAACGGTTCAGCAGGTTTTAACAAGTAAAGGTACATATGAAGCAGATCTGGTGATTTTATCGATTGGTGTTCGACCGGCGACAAAATTTTTAGATGGAACTGGTATCCAGCTAGCCGAAAATGGTGCGGTGGTGATTGATCGAGAAATGAGAACTAACCTTAAAGACATTTATGCAGCAGGTGATTGTGCACAAGTCTACCATTATGTGAAGCAGGAGAATACCTATTTACCTTTAGGGACAAATGCGAATAAGTGTGGCCGTATAGCTGGTGAAAATATTGCAGGTGCACACCGTAAATATATTGGTACATTAGGGAGCGCTGCTGTCAAAATCATTGATATGGAATTAGCTCGGACAGGCTTATCTGAACAGGAAGCTAAGGATTTAGCGCTTGATTATACAACTGAATTTGTTCAGGCCGCAAATCATCCTGGCTATTATCCGGGACAGACTCCACTTTGGATTAAAATTATCTGTGAACAACGAACGCATCGAATTCTCGGTGCTCAAGCAATAGGACAGGAAGATGCCGTGCTTCGTATTGACATGTTTGCGATTGCTATCCAAAATAATATGCCTGCAGATGAATTAGGCATGACGGATTTATGTTATGCGCCACCTTTCGCGGGAGTTTGGGATGCAGTCCATATCGCTAGCAATGCTGTGAAATAA
- a CDS encoding aldehyde dehydrogenase family protein: MELNEKDIQTIIDSVLKNVEAAIDPKETQHTGGQKQQHMKMKQLSSALGSNQSYAVSHRSNQNGVFDSVDDAIEAAQVAQQKWMNQYKLADKENIIQAIRQAVKEKVQYFAKTALEETGIGNYEDKIEKLSLTVEKTPGTEILETETFSGDDGLTFVEQTPFGVIGAVTPVTNPIDTIVNNGISMIAAGNAVVFNVHPSAKNGSREMIQLLNQTIVKAGGPENLLTMVKEPTIETVQKIANHSSVKLLTGTGGPGMVKSLLRSGKKAIGAGAGNPPVIVDETADLSQAAKDIVEGASFDNNLLCIAEKEVFVVDQVADDLIFELLNQNVYMLDHQQLEKVMNLTLKENTEGIPGGCSYLSREYLVAKEWVGKDASRILEQIGVTDVQTKLLICEVDANHPYVQLEQLMPILPIVRVKSIDEAIERAVAAEHGNRHTAVMHSNHIGNVTKFAKSIGTTIFVNNGSSLSGVGFRGEGFTTMTIAGPTGEGVTSARTFTRQRRTVIASGGFNIRG, translated from the coding sequence TTGGAATTAAATGAAAAAGACATTCAAACGATTATTGATTCAGTATTAAAAAATGTTGAGGCAGCAATCGATCCAAAAGAAACCCAGCATACTGGTGGACAAAAACAGCAGCACATGAAAATGAAACAACTTTCATCTGCTCTAGGTTCTAATCAGTCCTATGCTGTTAGTCATCGCAGTAATCAGAATGGTGTATTTGATAGCGTAGATGATGCCATTGAAGCTGCTCAGGTTGCCCAGCAAAAGTGGATGAATCAATATAAATTAGCCGATAAAGAAAACATTATTCAAGCAATAAGACAAGCAGTAAAAGAGAAAGTACAGTATTTTGCAAAAACAGCATTAGAAGAAACAGGGATTGGTAATTACGAAGATAAAATAGAGAAACTTTCCCTTACCGTAGAAAAAACGCCAGGTACTGAAATACTTGAAACAGAAACTTTTTCCGGTGATGATGGGCTGACCTTTGTTGAACAAACGCCATTTGGAGTGATAGGTGCTGTGACCCCCGTTACCAATCCGATTGATACAATCGTCAACAACGGAATTAGTATGATCGCAGCTGGTAATGCCGTTGTCTTTAACGTTCACCCATCAGCCAAAAATGGTTCTCGTGAGATGATACAGCTTTTAAATCAAACCATTGTAAAAGCTGGTGGTCCGGAAAACCTGCTTACAATGGTGAAGGAACCAACCATTGAAACAGTTCAAAAGATTGCTAACCATTCATCTGTAAAACTATTAACAGGTACTGGTGGTCCTGGTATGGTTAAGAGTTTATTACGATCTGGTAAGAAAGCGATTGGCGCTGGTGCAGGAAACCCTCCTGTTATTGTTGATGAAACTGCCGATCTGTCTCAAGCTGCAAAAGATATCGTAGAAGGGGCATCTTTTGATAACAACCTTTTATGTATTGCAGAAAAAGAAGTGTTTGTAGTAGACCAAGTAGCCGACGATTTAATTTTCGAATTGTTAAATCAAAATGTCTATATGTTGGATCATCAACAATTAGAAAAAGTGATGAACCTTACGCTCAAAGAGAATACCGAGGGCATACCAGGAGGCTGTTCCTATTTATCTAGAGAATATTTAGTAGCAAAAGAATGGGTCGGTAAAGATGCTTCACGTATTCTTGAACAAATAGGGGTCACAGACGTTCAAACTAAACTATTAATCTGTGAAGTTGATGCCAATCATCCTTATGTACAACTGGAGCAATTAATGCCGATCCTTCCGATTGTAAGAGTGAAATCAATAGATGAAGCAATTGAAAGAGCTGTAGCTGCAGAGCATGGCAATCGACATACAGCAGTTATGCATTCGAATCATATTGGCAATGTAACCAAATTCGCTAAATCGATTGGTACTACTATTTTCGTTAACAATGGCTCCTCCCTATCAGGAGTAGGGTTCCGCGGCGAAGGTTTTACAACGATGACGATTGCTGGACCAACTGGTGAAGGTGTAACATCAGCAAGAACTTTTACAAGACAACGGAGAACCGTAATTGCTAGTGGCGGATTTAACATTAGAGGGTAG
- the pduL gene encoding phosphate propanoyltransferase → MKDDRKSALYLAITEAVMEEIKANQIEVVQEESLLRVPVSISARHVHLEKVHADILFGKEYEFQKHRDISQPGQYACVEQVTIVGPKSSIERVRIVAPLRRQTQVEVSRTDAIKLGIQPPVRHSGDVAGSAPITIIGPKGKIHLKEGCIIADRHIHMSPADANTFGVANHQKVQVEVDGEKAGVMGNVTIRVSERYALDMHIDTDDANAFAIKGTEYLTLIK, encoded by the coding sequence ATGAAAGATGATCGAAAGTCAGCATTGTATCTTGCAATAACAGAGGCCGTGATGGAAGAAATCAAAGCCAATCAGATTGAAGTGGTACAGGAAGAGAGTTTGTTACGTGTACCAGTTAGTATTTCTGCAAGACATGTTCATTTAGAAAAAGTGCATGCTGATATTTTGTTTGGTAAAGAGTACGAATTTCAAAAACATCGTGATATTTCTCAACCAGGTCAATATGCTTGTGTAGAACAAGTGACGATTGTTGGTCCAAAGTCTTCGATAGAGCGCGTGCGGATTGTCGCCCCTCTTAGACGACAAACGCAAGTGGAGGTATCTCGAACAGATGCCATTAAACTTGGAATCCAGCCACCTGTCAGGCATTCAGGAGATGTAGCAGGCTCTGCGCCTATTACTATAATAGGTCCAAAAGGCAAAATACATTTAAAAGAAGGATGTATTATCGCAGACCGTCATATTCATATGTCTCCAGCAGATGCCAATACTTTCGGAGTAGCAAATCATCAAAAAGTTCAAGTAGAAGTGGATGGAGAAAAAGCAGGTGTTATGGGAAATGTCACTATTAGAGTAAGTGAGAGGTATGCATTAGATATGCATATAGATACCGATGATGCTAACGCTTTTGCAATTAAGGGTACGGAATACTTAACGCTAATCAAGTAA
- a CDS encoding BMC domain-containing protein — MGEAVGLLEVLGFSVAMTAMDQACKAANVKIEAMDCNNPTTGDQALIPVVVQVKFTGNVSDIKVALETARHAANQYIDQQDIVTRFLSHQAPGLEKLLNTGKVKRP; from the coding sequence ATGGGAGAAGCGGTGGGACTATTGGAAGTCTTAGGCTTTAGTGTAGCCATGACAGCAATGGATCAAGCTTGTAAAGCAGCAAATGTAAAGATTGAAGCAATGGATTGTAATAATCCAACTACAGGTGATCAAGCATTGATCCCCGTAGTAGTACAAGTTAAATTTACTGGTAATGTATCCGATATAAAGGTTGCATTAGAAACTGCAAGACATGCAGCTAACCAATACATTGATCAACAAGATATCGTGACAAGGTTTCTTTCTCATCAGGCACCTGGTCTCGAAAAATTATTAAATACAGGCAAAGTAAAGCGTCCATAG
- a CDS encoding BMC domain-containing protein, translated as MSDSLGVIETRGLTASIEAADAMLKAANVEVVGSEKIGSGLVSVIIKGDVGAVKAATEVGAEAAGRVGEVVAVHVIPRPHSDISKLLPEFKS; from the coding sequence ATGAGTGATTCATTAGGAGTAATTGAAACAAGAGGATTAACAGCATCAATTGAGGCAGCAGATGCTATGTTAAAGGCAGCAAATGTAGAAGTAGTAGGCAGTGAAAAAATCGGTTCTGGATTAGTTTCCGTGATTATTAAAGGTGATGTTGGAGCTGTCAAAGCAGCAACAGAAGTAGGAGCAGAGGCAGCAGGACGTGTAGGAGAAGTTGTAGCTGTACACGTTATCCCACGCCCACATAGTGACATTTCTAAATTGTTACCTGAATTTAAATCATAA
- a CDS encoding BMC domain-containing protein, with protein sequence MKRSLGLIEVIGTVTAMIAIDAMSKHAFVEVIKVEEAGSGLLTIMIEGDLASVQAALEVGATQASHHGEVVTMKSIPKPDDKMYGKLIPDKEGDSA encoded by the coding sequence ATGAAAAGATCATTAGGATTGATTGAAGTAATAGGAACTGTGACAGCAATGATTGCTATTGATGCCATGAGTAAGCATGCTTTTGTTGAAGTGATCAAGGTAGAAGAAGCAGGTTCAGGATTATTAACTATTATGATTGAAGGGGATTTGGCGTCTGTCCAGGCCGCTTTGGAAGTTGGGGCAACACAGGCTTCCCATCATGGAGAAGTTGTCACGATGAAATCTATTCCTAAACCCGACGACAAAATGTATGGCAAGCTGATCCCGGATAAAGAAGGTGATTCTGCATGA
- a CDS encoding BMC domain-containing protein: MKQYEAIGVIETKYFAVAMEMLDQVSKTAGVEFLSSHNQLGGKLVSLVIGGSISDVSLAVDTAKQVNQTKQDQPLKNAVVITNPHPEILKYAIPSKPTKQKRSVAKNQTTRNTNTTKKQTGKTLEEEENHE, encoded by the coding sequence ATGAAACAATATGAAGCTATTGGTGTGATAGAAACAAAGTATTTTGCAGTTGCCATGGAGATGTTAGATCAGGTTAGCAAAACAGCCGGAGTTGAATTTTTGTCCAGTCATAATCAGTTAGGTGGTAAATTAGTTTCACTTGTTATCGGTGGTTCCATATCTGATGTATCTCTAGCCGTTGATACTGCCAAGCAAGTTAACCAGACCAAGCAGGATCAACCGTTAAAGAATGCAGTGGTGATTACGAATCCACACCCTGAAATATTAAAGTATGCTATTCCGAGTAAACCTACTAAACAAAAGCGGTCAGTAGCAAAGAACCAAACAACAAGAAATACAAATACAACGAAAAAGCAAACAGGTAAAACATTAGAGGAGGAAGAAAATCATGAGTGA